One Pedosphaera parvula Ellin514 DNA segment encodes these proteins:
- a CDS encoding HsdM family class I SAM-dependent methyltransferase, with amino-acid sequence MKVRGSKSFLPVYYHPDKMVIATGKVNPHTQAAGWNGETKSFGQVATPQAIAELMARWVMSKKPEAVLDPAAGLGGLLHECRRFDQQVSLIGVERDQQTLNQAKNSAPSGTKLIFADYLMTKTGQFPGIIANPPYVKAHRLDYSEDVWRSFEQCFGTRLDRLTNLYALFLLKIWEDLAPQGRAAVLLPAEFLNANFGEEIKQHLIEVIRPPGIIVFEPGLNLFPDALTTSAIVFLEKKHSKTSRSLLTKADSLENAESFLSQQLLKSASNRSDKVIELANLNPREKWLNFLLHGTGTSVGAKFPRTVGDFFTCRRGIATGANDFFCLNNSALRTHGLTLVHVEPCITKATDASGLIFSSQKFTQLATSDRRCYLLNPRENGPALTAYLQKGENLQIPARHLPSHRPVWYLPENRAAADIWVAVFSRERVKYILNTSGARNLSCFHGLYAKRGCEKLAPLLTLYLNSSWGAEAFKQVNRFYGDGLNKLEPKDVEALRCPELPEPSTTNERHLRTELLRIEQLSIETRRAEIDELTREILGL; translated from the coding sequence ATGAAAGTGCGTGGCAGTAAATCCTTTCTCCCTGTTTACTACCATCCAGACAAGATGGTAATCGCCACCGGAAAGGTGAATCCGCATACGCAGGCCGCCGGTTGGAATGGGGAAACAAAATCCTTTGGTCAGGTTGCCACCCCGCAGGCCATTGCAGAATTAATGGCTCGGTGGGTTATGTCGAAAAAGCCCGAAGCCGTTCTCGATCCGGCCGCAGGCCTGGGCGGTTTGCTGCATGAATGCCGGCGCTTTGATCAGCAGGTCAGCCTGATCGGAGTGGAACGCGACCAGCAGACATTGAATCAGGCAAAGAATTCTGCACCTTCTGGCACAAAATTAATCTTTGCGGATTATTTGATGACGAAGACCGGCCAGTTTCCCGGCATCATTGCCAACCCACCATACGTGAAGGCGCATCGATTGGATTATTCCGAAGATGTTTGGCGCAGTTTTGAACAATGTTTTGGCACACGCTTGGATCGGTTGACGAATCTTTACGCGCTATTCCTCCTCAAAATCTGGGAGGATCTGGCTCCCCAGGGCCGTGCCGCTGTGCTGCTCCCGGCCGAGTTTCTTAACGCGAATTTCGGAGAAGAAATAAAGCAACATCTGATCGAGGTAATCCGTCCTCCCGGAATCATTGTTTTTGAGCCAGGCTTGAACCTGTTTCCCGATGCTCTCACCACGAGTGCGATTGTATTTCTGGAAAAGAAACATTCGAAAACCTCGCGCTCACTGCTGACCAAGGCTGATTCCCTGGAAAATGCCGAAAGCTTCCTCTCGCAACAACTCTTGAAGTCCGCCTCCAATCGAAGTGACAAGGTTATTGAGTTGGCGAATTTGAATCCGCGGGAAAAGTGGCTGAATTTTCTTTTGCATGGCACCGGTACAAGTGTCGGCGCCAAGTTCCCGCGCACCGTCGGAGACTTTTTTACCTGCCGCCGTGGAATTGCCACCGGTGCGAACGATTTTTTCTGTTTGAACAACTCTGCTTTGCGCACCCATGGCCTTACCCTCGTGCACGTTGAGCCGTGCATCACCAAGGCAACGGATGCTTCGGGTCTGATTTTTTCATCCCAAAAATTCACCCAACTCGCCACCTCGGACCGTCGTTGCTACCTCTTGAACCCTCGAGAAAACGGACCTGCGCTTACTGCTTACCTTCAAAAAGGGGAAAACTTGCAGATTCCTGCGCGCCATCTCCCAAGTCATCGGCCTGTTTGGTATCTGCCTGAAAATCGAGCCGCAGCCGATATCTGGGTCGCCGTGTTTTCGCGTGAGCGCGTGAAATACATTTTGAACACCTCGGGTGCCAGGAATCTGAGCTGTTTTCATGGCCTTTATGCAAAACGTGGCTGCGAAAAGCTCGCCCCACTGTTAACACTTTATCTCAACAGTTCCTGGGGCGCAGAAGCTTTCAAGCAGGTGAATCGCTTTTACGGCGACGGACTCAACAAGCTCGAACCAAAAGATGTCGAGGCATTGCGTTGCCCGGAATTGCCTGAACCATCAACAACCAATGAGCGACATCTTCGCACCGAGTTGCTGCGCATCGAGCAACTTTCCATTGAAACGAGACGGGCAGAAATTGACGAACTTACCCGGGAGATTCTTGGCCTGTAG
- a CDS encoding GNAT family N-acetyltransferase, with translation MKKHVECPPGVRQHHEQMLRLVAKSFYNELINYGVNETEILSVAGHLLDNVIQKSAPSTKQADYYNSHFTLKNVQDEWLTASRLSVQEVSIAPMGLEAIPQILSWLQAPDIQQSFYPKFPESEKELIQYFQNPNREYFSILYKNELAGIMGAENIDGDALKLEMRKLVGDARMHGKGIGKRATFLFLYNVFEIRKFQKVYLHSLDINIRNINLNGKFGFELEGVFLEDAMVANRKRDVVRMALTGQRWLQIFA, from the coding sequence ATGAAAAAACATGTGGAATGCCCGCCCGGGGTGCGTCAGCACCATGAACAGATGCTCAGACTCGTCGCCAAGAGTTTTTACAACGAGCTGATTAATTACGGGGTCAACGAGACCGAGATTTTAAGCGTGGCCGGGCACTTGCTGGACAACGTGATCCAGAAGAGCGCGCCAAGCACGAAGCAGGCGGATTATTATAACAGCCATTTCACGCTCAAGAATGTGCAGGATGAATGGTTGACGGCCAGTCGGTTGAGTGTGCAGGAGGTGAGCATTGCGCCAATGGGGCTGGAGGCGATTCCACAGATTTTGAGCTGGTTGCAAGCGCCGGACATTCAGCAGAGTTTTTATCCCAAGTTTCCTGAATCGGAGAAGGAGTTGATTCAGTATTTTCAAAATCCGAATCGCGAATATTTTTCCATTCTCTACAAGAATGAGCTGGCAGGCATCATGGGGGCGGAAAATATCGACGGCGATGCGCTGAAGCTGGAGATGCGCAAGCTGGTGGGTGATGCGAGAATGCATGGCAAGGGGATTGGCAAAAGGGCGACGTTTCTGTTCCTGTACAATGTATTTGAGATCAGGAAATTTCAGAAGGTTTACCTGCACTCGCTGGATATCAACATCCGGAATATCAATTTGAACGGGAAGTTTGGGTTCGAGTTGGAGGGAGTTTTTCTGGAGGATGCGATGGTGGCCAATCGGAAGCGCGATGTGGTACGAATGGCGTTGACGGGGCAGCGGTGGTTGCAGATTTTTGCGTGA
- a CDS encoding metal-dependent hydrolase yields MSPVTHFLIGWVTANATDLNRRDRAIVTIAGIIPDLDGVGIVAEILTHHSPKPLTWWSDYHHVLGHNIGFCFLVVLVAVFLATQKWKAAMLTCLSFHLHLLCDLVGARGPDLHQWPIPYLLPFSNAWQWTWSGQWALNAWPNMLITMVALVITFRLAWKRGYSPLEMFSSKADRTFIATLRQRFPSVDT; encoded by the coding sequence ATGAGTCCCGTCACACATTTCCTGATCGGATGGGTTACTGCGAACGCCACCGATCTAAATCGTCGCGACCGCGCCATCGTAACCATCGCCGGAATCATTCCAGACCTGGATGGCGTCGGTATCGTCGCTGAAATCCTTACCCATCATTCGCCCAAACCACTCACCTGGTGGTCGGATTATCACCATGTCCTCGGCCACAATATCGGTTTTTGCTTCCTCGTGGTTCTGGTTGCAGTTTTCCTCGCCACTCAAAAGTGGAAAGCCGCCATGCTTACCTGCCTCAGCTTCCACCTCCATCTCCTCTGCGACCTCGTCGGCGCGCGTGGTCCCGACCTTCACCAATGGCCCATTCCTTATTTGCTGCCTTTCTCCAACGCCTGGCAATGGACCTGGTCCGGTCAATGGGCTCTCAATGCCTGGCCCAACATGCTCATCACAATGGTCGCGTTGGTCATCACTTTCCGGCTGGCATGGAAACGCGGCTATTCCCCTCTGGAAATGTTTTCTTCAAAAGCTGACCGCACCTTCATCGCCACCCTCCGACAACGATTTCCTTCAGTGGACACCTGA